Within the Hippoglossus stenolepis isolate QCI-W04-F060 chromosome 2, HSTE1.2, whole genome shotgun sequence genome, the region CACTAACGGAGAAAACAGACGATACGGAGACAGAAATACTAAGAAACATTCTTtaattttttccccttttccaaGGAAATATTTAAGGATTTTTTAAACTATCTTATACAAAAATGCATACGTCTCTTTAACGTTTACACCTTTTGCATTAGAACATACTTACAGACATTGTTGCAAATTGACACGATTAcaaaacattcaacacaaaaaaaaggtaaagaaaaacaaatctgtacaAAACAACAAGCACCTCATGAGGGGGGTCAAACTGCCACCaataataaatatcacattatcaTTGAGAAGCTTAAACATGTCTGATAAAACTGGGGAGTTGACAAgttacaattttctttttaaaaaggggaaaaagaataTTTTACTGCATTAAAATACTAGATAAACCCGACATTGTAAACTACAGGACATGTCAAGTggtattttatctttaaattcATGAAATGTATTCACAGGGACACAGACTAGAGACAATTACATCTCCCTCACGTGCACGAactcacgcgcacacacaacTCACGCTCACAAAATATAAGACTGAATAGAGGTGATTCGTCGTTAAAACTGATGAATGAATCCGAAGTGAACGCTCGGCTGTGGCTGCTCTCTGGACTGAGCGGAGGAGAAAGGAgcatttctgtatttaagcTTTTCTAAAGATGTTgtggtttatttgtgtgtttatccagAAGAGTTGCCTGCTCCTCTGGTGCAAGATCAAAATATGGCAGCTGTCGTTATggcttgtgttttctcttttaaataGTCCAGTCAAAGCAAGATTGGCTGGTGGCTTTGGAACCGGTATCCGCAGCTTCTGAGTGAACGAATGAATTCAGGGTCACTCCCAGGAGGGTGACTCAAGTGCTTAGGAGAAGACTGAGGAGGAGCCGCTCAGTGCTGGAACGTGGCCGCTCCGCTCGCTACCAGACATCTGGGACGTCAAACAGCGAAGTGGAAGACTCAGCCGCTGTAAAGGAGGGAGAGGTTTTCAGAtaagaacaagaagaaacatCTCAGATACATTGATTAACACGTAATGTGCGATCTGTCATTTATCAATCCATCACTTTGATTCAGattaaatatctcaacaattGCCCCCCGTCCCCTGACCTCTCCTGTTACACCATCACACTCCAACCATTAAATTTGGTTCAGACATGCAGGATTATTTGTAATCATGCTGGTGATTAaggatttcaatttttttctaGTTTCTTGGTGGGTTAAAGACCCTCAGGTGGAGAAAGCAGGTCCCCTACAAACTCACCTTCagccttctttttcttttgacctTTCCTCGCATTAGCCGCCGGGGCTTGTTGCCAGGTGACCGTCCCCTCAGCATCACTGACTGGATCTGGGCCCTCAGGACTTCCCTCCTCGTCCTGCTGCTCGTCCTCGTCAGGGAGGAGACTCAACCCTGCTAGATCTGATGCATCTCTGCAGGGCACAGCAACCATGAAGAGGCTTAAAATCCCAGCAAAGAGGATAACAGCATAATCGATCTCCTCTGTGTTCACTTACGTCGTCTTCAGCCAGCCCTCTGATGTCTTGCTCTCGACAGCGTCAGTATTTGCATCTAGGGAACACAACAGTGGGAGCATGAGAGCTGAGATTAGACCTCCTTATGTTTGCAGAATTCTTAAATTAAGATTAGATTGAAAACAAAACTCTAGATGCATTACTGAAATCCAAAACTGTGTGGGTGGAAACAATGTTGTCAATCCAGAACACATCTGCCCCGTCTGTTCTGGAGCAGGtggtcataaataaaacattaaattctgATTATTCAAAATGCCACCCGCCCTCGTCCTCGGGGCACGCTGAATCCCCACTAAGTCCTTTCCTGGGGGTGACCTGCGTGTCTGCAGCAGGGAAGTacatatgcatgcatgtgttcaCACACCATCAGTTTTCATCTTCTTGCTGCCCATGCTATCCGGGTATGAGTAGTGACTCCAGCCGTCTGTAATAACAAGTTCTCCGATCCCCTGCTCTCCTTGAACCGGACTGATGCTGCGTTTCCTCAAACCCCTGCAAGAAAATAACAACCGTACATAGAGCAGAGTATAAATTACCTGTGGGTAATCCAAGGCAACAGGTAAACACACTGAAAGAAATGTAGTGGACAGTTGTGAGGACATACCTGGAATATCCAAAACCACTGGTAGCGGATGAGGTATAGTGATGTTTGACCCAGCCGTCCTCGCCCCAGGATTTGGTGCTGTGCCTGACCTTGTCCTTCTCCTTTAACTGGATGTACTCGGCGTACGTCTGGATCCTGTAGCTCTCTGCATAGCGACTGGTGTTCATAGCTGCGGGACGAGAGGAAGTCGATCAGGTTgcttcaatgtgtttttgtgaagaTGGAGCGAGTCAAGTCCTGGTGCAGAGGAAGGCCGTCAAAACTCACCTATCTGTACCTGGTCCGTTTGACTCAGGGACACAAACGCTGATGTGTCATCAATCCATGAAACCTGGATATTCCCTGAGCAGAttgaaggaggagaaagtgagtgATAAATTATGGCTCGTACCTGTTAACAAGcagaattaaaacaacaaaaaaaaaacatttaccaaAGGCACTAAAGAGCTGGTAGAGGTCACTGGTCTTCCATTCTTTTGGGAATGAGACATGGAGGACATGGTCTCTTTTGGGCTGCACTGTAAGAGCAGAAAATACAGTGACGGGTGAGATGGAGAAGTGGTGACAATGGCTTCAAATGAAAGCTTCGTTAAGTGAATCAAAAGAAATGTTGCCATTCAACGCCTCAATATTTTACTCACAATCTGGTCCTGTGATGTTGAGGTAGGGAATATCTATTATCCTCATCAGAAAAAGCCTAAAGGACAGAAAGTAGAAATATTAGAAACCTCcccttttacatttttaacagttaataaaaacacattttagtgcATCTCCTACTTGTTGTGGAATGGCTCAATGAGTTTGGATCGAGGTGAGATGAAAGGTTTGGGTGGAGTCAAGAAAGAGCCTGAAAAGAAAGTGTAGAGCAGATCAGCTTAGCCATATGCATTTAGATGTGTTCATGTTGTCGAGCAGGACCAGTGAGACTGTGCGTGTTACCCAGGTAGTTGGCCATGGAGATGAAACAGAGCCCAGTGATGTAGGCGTCGTACCCCGCCTCGTGGAGCTGCTCCTGGGCTGTGTCGTAACTGGGGTACCCCTCTGCGGTTTCTGGAACAGGTACGGAGGAGAAAAGGTGTCAGCAGTATTTTGTACAGGGAAGAATATTACAGTTGAAAGTGTTATTTTCTCACCAACTTGCGgtgacttgaagggggtcatCTTCAGCTGCTTCTCCAGCTCTGCCAGAGAGGTGTTAGTGATCAGGTCCTGCAACAACACAagtcaaaaacaacaacctgttAGTTTCAGAacttaaaagacacaaaatcatGACAGAAATCTGGATGgattccagcctcttgtataCAAACATTGCAACATCAGGCCAGGATCAAACCAGTTTAGTCAAAAGGATTTTAATAAGTTACTTAAATCATGAACAGTTAAATATAAGCTTGAACAATGGGAGTTAAAATGTCTACCTTAAAAGGCTGAGTAGAAGCCATCAGCTTTGTGTCCATTAGTCTGCAATCGAACAGGCAAGATAGaagaacacattaaaacaccaaTAAAGCAAAGAGCAGTTTCTGTTGAGGACACAAACTAATTTGGCAGGAGAGCGATGCGTTACCTTGGGAAGACACACATTGTGACCTCTTTAAAGTCTTGAAGATCCTGCAGAAAAGAGTAGTGGCATAAATTATGAATAGACGACATTACTTAACTTCAAACTGCTATTTTTGTGAAGCaaaaaaaagaggctgaagATTAAGCAGCTGAAAAAAGCTGGACGTTTAAAATATCCATCTCGAGTGTGTACCTCCGGAAGAGGGCAGTAGAACTGGTGGATGGTGTGCATCACATCCAAGAGCATGTTGTGGCCGACCACGAGTTTACCCTGTGAATCAGAGGAGAAGGGTTCACAGGGACACGTCACACCAAAGCCAAAGATATTTAAAACCACTGTGATTCAAAAGCTGCAACTGAAGGAGGTGACTCACAGATTTAGAGATGGCGTGGATGACCCTGGAGAATCCAACAGCATCATTTAGCTCCTCCtgatgggggagagagatgcagaggaaAATATTAGACTCAGACAGAATGTTGCACCGTCACACAGAAATTGTTTGCATTTCTATGACAAGATTGTTGTTGATGTTCATCTCACCTGCTCCCTCTCCAGTTtctgctgctccctcctcttcctctcctcgtcATCTACTCTGCAGATCTGGATGAATCGCTCCTTCTGCAAACCAACAAATTACATCCACCATTCAAAACagcacaaatcaaaacaaaacagaagtcAAGACCATTTTaattaagaaatgttttaacCTTTTCCGTTTCCACGGTTTCCACATGAAGCCCCTTGGGAAACCTGTGAGAGCGAGAACAACGTTAAtctacaacaaacaaacacatcaacaataACGGTGAATAGGTTTGTGACACTCACTTCCAGTTCAGGGTCTGGTAGATCAGCTTTCTCTGAAACCTGGCAAGGAAACATAAGTATAGTGAGCAGGGATTAAGATACAAACTCCACATGGTAAATACAAACAGCGTAGACGGGGCCTTTAGAGAGAAGGTGTCATTTACCCTGTGCATGGCTGCAAGTTAACAGTCTTCTCCGAGTTAGTGAAGAGGGCCTCAACTTTCTCTCTggaaaaataaagcagaaacaaTCAAAACATAAACACCAACATAATTATGAtgcatttgttttgaaatgagtAAATCTAATATACTCTTTCATTTGTAATCACATTTTGAGTCAGTGTCAGTTCTCTCAGTTTAGAGATGTAGTATAACTCGAGTTATATTGGTTTTATACTTAGGAATTCTGGGGCATTGTTTCTGGGTCGTGCTCAGTTTAGCcccaaggaaagaaaaacaggacacTAATCTAGGTCCTCTCAGTGTGAGAGTGGAGCCACCACATGGCCTGAAGTGACGACGTTTCACTCACACCTGAAATCTGGGACGCAGCACATGTACTGTAACACTTACATCACCCTGTTGATGaagtctttatgttcatccgGTACGTGTGCGGGGCCTTTGGACGATGGGGAGATGAAGGATGGGGTCCCAAGGCCGTTAGCTTGCTggttcctcctctcctctgtctgctcccTCAGCTGGGCCTCCTCCTCTTGGTTCAGGTATGGGATTCCTTTGAAAACCAGAAAGATCAGAGTTTTACTTCTGTGTACATGGCGctcacactacacacacacacacacacacacacggtttgaAAGAGGTCTGATAATCACTTATTTGCCTGAATGAACTACAAATGAACAagattttaatttcaaatggTTTGATATCTAAACCCATGAAGAAACAGACCAAACATTCACTAGCAGCTTATGTTCGTGGTCAGATACTGAGAATAGAGGCCCAGCACCAAGCATCATGAAACAAGTCAGTCTGAGCTGCACTCACCATCACAGAACACCTTGTTGAAGTCAAATCCCTGACTGGCCAGGAAGTCGATGCTGGAActctgaaaagacaaaagatgtGAAGAAATATTTTCACAGCCCGACCGAGCAGGAGCGATTATAAACCATCTTGCTGTTTCTCAAAGTCAATAATCTCAGCTGTTTGTGAATCAGTAAGACAATGACCTCCGAGGAATAACACTGACTTACTTGACAGATGAACTTTATGTCGGGGGACGTCCTGTTGAATGGTTTCGGGAATACATAGAAATTAAAAGGCTTTATGATATACCTAGAGAGACGAGATGTGGGGAAACAGAGGTTAAAAGCTGGGATCACTTCCATTATTAGAACTTAGTAGACAAATATCTTTGCATAAAACTTTACAATGGAACTTGGGATATAGCAGAGTAAAAGCTCtgacgcagcaggagatggtACAAGGAGTAATTTGGGCTCTTTCTCAGTActtacaaagaaaaaagttggagttaaatatatttttctgatgtcaaaaacaagacatttaaatatgagCAGAGTCCTTTGGGAGATAGTTCATCTAATTTGTCGGAGAAACCACAGTCAGATTTAAAATCCTGCGTTTGTTCGGCAGACTTCACTCACTTTGACTTTGCCTGGTCGTACTTGAACGCGCATAATCCAAACTGGAACAGCAGAAAGTCCATGGAGTGCTGgtggaaacaaaagaaaagaaagaggtttAATtagataaacaaacaacagactGATGCAAAACCGTGGAGGGAAATTGGGATGCACTGGATCTTTGTAATGGAgtctcagcctcctcctcctaatGTGCACGTTTGTCCATGTGTTACTTATTTGTTCCTACATGTGTGAAtattgtgtgtctttgtggtgtAATCTGTTCTTTCCAGGTCTTCATGGCGGAGAGGACGTCCAGTCTGGCAGCACCTGGAAGTTTTTTGATCATAGGCCAAGTTCAGACCTGATGAGATCCGATCAGAAGTGGACCGCGCTCAGtatgtgtgttcacacctgaaagtaATATGTCCTGAATGTGTGACCCCGTGTGATCGactctcacttccctgctctatatgcaaataatcctgcacgttgtttttgtgttgccaAACAGGAAAcgctgcgagagagagagagagtcaggaaCTATTTTACCAATTTATGAAACGTATCAATCACGTGGGGATAAGTGTTGACGTTGTGATGGTGGCGGCTGTGAACAAATCAACGTATGAACTCTGAGAACCgttaaattgtgtttgtattcattgtgaaactgtgggtcagaggacgtcagcgGAGCAGGCGCTCCTTCACCTGTGGCCCGGGATTCATTTGCATTAACACAGCAAGAAGAATGTGGCTACGTGCCCCATGAATCCAACTCCGAATCAGGTTTCGTGATCCGTCTCTCAGGACACATCTGGGTGCCATTCTGCACACATGACATCCTTCCCTCCTCTGGTGCTCCTCCTGGGGTTAATCTACCTTTCCTCCAGTACAAAAAGTTTTCCTGGAGGTACTGTCCCTTTGAGGGATTGAGATTAGAGACTCCCAGTGGACAGGGTGATGATGCACGCTGCACACACTGCAAACCCACTTGAATTGAATTTGTAATTTGACCTATTGGGACCAATAAATGAACTTGACCGTGTTTAACGACCCGTGCTGACCTTTTTGAGCTTGGCGTACCGGCCCTCCGGGGTGTCCAGTCCGTTGGTCAGCGCACTGACATTGGGACCGTCGCTTATCCCTggaaacacaaaccacacacacacacgtcacactaACGCACAAACCGCGGTGTCTCCCGCACCGTCACGCATTTCTGCTCCGGCTCCTCCACGCTCACCTGAAAACTCCCCATCGATGGCCAGAAAGTCCGCCTCCTCTATGGCGCTGTACACCGTCTTCAGGCAGCCCTTGTAATCTGCGGGgagaagtgaaaacacaccGGGGGGTTTGGAAGAGTTGTCGCGGTGCGGACATCGTGCTAAACCCCGCAGAAGCAGCACAAGCACCCCCGCAGCTAGCTGGTCAGTTAGCTAGCTGGCTAACACACAAGACTCACACAGCCGCTAATTCTGCGGGAACACAACATGTCCACTGCCCCGCTGCTCGTTTCCACTGTGTCCGAGACAACGTGCATTAACCCCGAGGGTGAAACGTGTCCGTGCACTTACTTCTGCGTGTCAGCTCCATCCTGCACAATGACTGAACCCCGGCTGACAGCTAACGCTAGTTAGCCTCCGTCCACTGGCTTTTAACGGACTCACAAGCACTTCCGGGCCGCAGCCGCCGCTCGGAGGCGCCGTGTATTTATACACAGCGCACGAGGGGTATATTTAATATtagtattttaaaatatatacttaTTTAGAATGTTGTTTTAAGTAGTTATCCtccatttaaaatattatataaaaatatatgtttatttcgaatgttatttaatattattttaagaaGTTATCCTGGATTTAgaattagttatttaaaaaagtatttatttaaaatgagttattcaaagaaaaatatatttaaattgttattcAATGTTATTAAAATTGATAGATGATagattttataatataaaatataaaatatatcaaacagATAGTACATTTGCTCAAGTACAAATGTACTTTTATCTCATTTGACTATTATTTTTATAAGTTATTTTTAACAACATACCAACTACAATATTTAgtctattttttttcattaaatattattattaagatcCACTAGAAACCAGATAGGTTCGTATGGGATCaatatgttttactttctcttctctcataTTTTATCACCTGCTCAATTTTGACAATGCTGAACCTctaataaaaatctaattatctAAACTTCCTTTTTCTACTTCATTGTAAGAAgaattatttttgcattatgTTCCTTCATAATCTCGGATTCATCCAATTTCAGAGGGAAGACGTTCCTCAAAATGCAGATTTGCTGTCAAATCGTGAAGAGAAACTAAAGAATGTTGGTCACAAAGAGAAATCCAGGAAAATGGTTTGACTGAAGAGACTAAAATAGAAATACTTACACTGTTCATGTGCCCAAAATAACACAGTTATTTGTTCATTGCCTTTGCTTTTCTTCAGAAGGACAGGAACATATTTGTTTAACATATTGCGACCACGATCCACGCTGTCTCGCACAAGATCTGGATCGTGTTTATTTCAGGTACATTTAAGAGTTTGAATTCCCGATGCAGTGTAAAATGTCTGTGAAGTCAGTCTGGCAGTGCAACTGAGTTTTAACAAGACGGAGCAGTTCATGCAATTATTATCTACTCTTTGCATTGAATGATGAATATTAAACAATAAGTCTCTTTCAGgagaaaatgtcttcacagggaAAAAGGGGATGAGGTGTTCTCTCCATTGAAATGCAAAGATGACATTTCCAAAAACGTATCTACGAGAcaggttttttctttcatgaagaagaaaagcagactTCATCTTTGAATGTTTTCTCCGGGGATGTGTAACTGTAGAATTCTATATTTTTTGACACAACCTTACAAATATGGAAATCAGGCGTCTTTGTTTTTCAAGCTTTAAGGTTTTTCAAACGCACAACAGAAATCTTTATTATCTGAATGTCAAATATAGATCTTTATGCAATTCAAAGAGCTGCGCCATTCcctaaaaattaaataaaaattgcaTCTGAGATCAAAGCCACCATATTaagtaaagaaagagagaaagaggaaccAAACGTTAGGATGACAAGCAATTGATGTACAGGTTGATGTTGAATCTCCAAGAAACAAAGAATCGGGTTAACTGTGGTGCATCACACGGGTCATCAGCTGGTCACCTCCAGTCTCAGGGATGTTTTGTTCCTCTAACCCCAGTCGATCTCCTGGTGGCTGGACAGAAGCCTCCCCTGCTGTTTCCTCcgcttcctcctgagccacagctctTCTCAGCCTCCTCAGTCAGATCTATCGTGGCTCTTTGATGCTTTGGTCCCAATTCGAGTCCCGGTGTGGCCGGGgtatttctgtgtgtggttTGGATGTTCTCCCCGAGTCTGCGTGGGTTTTTCTTCGTGAACTCCAGCGTCCTCCCACGGTCCAAAGACGTGCATattagggttaggttaattggaggcTGTAAATTGAGTGACGGtttgaatgtgagagtgaacgGTTGTTTGTATGTTGTGCTCTGTGATACACTGCCTCTCGCTTAGGCTCGGATTGTCTCCAGCTTCCCCCGTGACCCTCCAAGAacaagcagtatagataatggatgatgCTTTGCCTCTGTGACACCCATGCTGACGAAGCCCCATGCAGCACCCACCTCCACTATAGGGGAATGAAAGGCCTCCAGCCAACCTCCATACATGTGAGTGCCGACTGCTAAGTCAGCATATTGGACTGCCTCATACCTCTCCTCCGACAGGACTGTGAATTCTGTGAGAAGGACGCTCTTGGCAACCGTGGATAACATCACTACGTCTGGCAGGAGTCATGTAGAGGTAATTTCCCCGGGGAACTGGAGCTGCAACTGGAGCTGGTTTACTCCCATATTTCACCTTTTCCTGGGTGTGAGACGTCCTGCTGAAGCTCTCAGGCCTTTGGCTCTCCCTGCAGACCTGGTGAAGTGGATGAAGTGCTTATCTGAAGACAGAGGTCTACTTTATGTCCTACATGTCTCAATCACTTCGGCCAGTTTTCTTTGCATGAGGCCAATTTACCATCTGCATTGCCCTTGGGACAATGCTGTCCTACGTCCTGACAGAACGTGCTGGAGACTAGCGTTGGTGGCTAAGGGAGCAGCTTCCCTTTCTGCCAAACCACCAGTGGAGGTTTTGGAGGCGAGCTTAAGTAATGCATGTTGCTCTGTTTAGGAAACCGAATCTCATCTGTGGTTTCCTCCACGGATCAGACCATGATAGTGGTCAGTCCATGGTTCCATCCTACATTGTCCAGCCTCCTTGGTGGCCTTGTGACACTATTTTGATTGATTCCTGTTCAGTCCGTGTTACTTCTTTCACCACcatggtttttctttcttccctggTAGCCAGTAGTTCATGATGTCTTTCCACACAACATGTCTTTCCCTCTCTTGTACCTCTGGCACTGTCACAAAATCATTATCGAGTGTTCGACATACATTGACTATCCTGGCGCATCAGTCCTCTGGCAGCTGGAGTTGTTCACAATTGCGTGGAGCCACGAGCTGAGAAGGGATTTAAGGGCTTCCTTTTGCCCagggcccccaaagtcccttgaaatgcACCCGCGATGTGACCACTTGTCACAATAGAGAGGAGAATTTTCACCACATTTATTAGAGAAATGCTCCCGAACTGTCAGAATTTGCAGAAGTACTTCTCCCTCAGATCGAAGACTGCGAAGTTCTGCAGGGGTTTTCTGGACGTTGGGAAACTGGGTCTTAGAGTTGATGCTGCTCTGGATCTTCTGATTATACCTCCGTGGAAGTGGAAATAGATCACAGCAGAGAACATCAGGCTGACACATTAAACGCTTACACA harbors:
- the parn gene encoding poly(A)-specific ribonuclease PARN; this translates as MELTRRNYKGCLKTVYSAIEEADFLAIDGEFSGISDGPNVSALTNGLDTPEGRYAKLKKHSMDFLLFQFGLCAFKYDQAKSKYIIKPFNFYVFPKPFNRTSPDIKFICQSSSIDFLASQGFDFNKVFCDGIPYLNQEEEAQLREQTEERRNQQANGLGTPSFISPSSKGPAHVPDEHKDFINRVIEKVEALFTNSEKTVNLQPCTGFQRKLIYQTLNWKFPKGLHVETVETEKKERFIQICRVDDEERKRREQQKLEREQEELNDAVGFSRVIHAISKSGKLVVGHNMLLDVMHTIHQFYCPLPEDLQDFKEVTMCVFPRLMDTKLMASTQPFKDLITNTSLAELEKQLKMTPFKSPQVETAEGYPSYDTAQEQLHEAGYDAYITGLCFISMANYLGSFLTPPKPFISPRSKLIEPFHNKLFLMRIIDIPYLNITGPDLQPKRDHVLHVSFPKEWKTSDLYQLFSAFGNIQVSWIDDTSAFVSLSQTDQVQIAMNTSRYAESYRIQTYAEYIQLKEKDKVRHSTKSWGEDGWVKHHYTSSATSGFGYSRGLRKRSISPVQGEQGIGELVITDGWSHYSYPDSMGSKKMKTDDANTDAVESKTSEGWLKTTDASDLAGLSLLPDEDEQQDEEGSPEGPDPVSDAEGTVTWQQAPAANARKGQKKKKAEAAESSTSLFDVPDVW